The Alphaproteobacteria bacterium US3C007 genomic interval GCACGCGAAGGCTTTCAATCTTCTAAGAATGAAGCTGCCAGCAGCTTTGGGGATGATCGCATTTTTATTGAAAAATTCGTCACCCAACCCCGCCATATTGAAATTCAGATTTTGGCGGATAGCCATGGCAATTGCATTTATCTAAACGAACGCGAATGCTCGATCCAGCGGCGCAATCAAAAAGTTGTGGAAGAAGCGCCGAGCCCATTTTTAACGCCAGAAACCCGGGCCGCGATGGGCAAACAAGCCTGCGCTTTGGCGCAAGCTGTGGGCTATCAAAGCGCCGGTACCGTGGAATTTATCGTCGATAGCGCGCAAAATTTTTACTTTTTGGAAATGAATACGCGCTTGCAGGTTGAACATCCGGTGACCGAGCTGATCACCGGCATCGATCTGGTGGAGCAAATGATCAATGTGGCGGCGGGCAAGCCGCTTGGCCTAACCCAAGACGCGGTTCAGATCAATGGATGGTCTATTGAAAACCGACTATACGCAGAAGATCCTTATCGAAACTTCTTGCCCTCTATTGGCCGGCTTACCCGCTATCGTCCGCCTGCCGAAACAGCCTCAGATGATCATATTATCCGAAACGATACGGGGGTGTATGAGGGCGGCGAGATCAGTATGTATTATGATCCGATGATCGCAAAGCTGTGCAGCTGGGCGCCAAGCCGGGCCGGGGCGATTGAACATATGCGCTTGGCGCTTGACCGGTTCGAAGTTGAAGGTATTGGCCATAATTTGCCCTTTCTCAGCGCGGTGATGGATCATCCAAAATTCACCTCTGGTGATATGACAACGGCGTTTATCGCAGAAGAATACCCGGACGGTTTTGAAGGGGTTACGCTGCCAGCTGCGGCTTTGCGACGGGTTGTTGCGGCCAGCGCTGCGATGTACCGCGTTGGCGAAATACGGCGGGCTCAGATTTCTGGACGCCTCGACAATCATGCGCGCAAAGTTGGCGATCACTGGGTGGTGTGCTTGCAGGGGGAAACGCATGCTGTAACCGTAGCGGCGGATCCAAATGGGGCTTTGGTCACCTTTGAGGATGGCGCGGCGCATTATGTAATTGGAGCCTGGACGCCGGGTATAAAATTGGCCGATATGCTGGTGGATAAGACGCCGTTGGTGATGAAGGTCGATGAGATATCAGGTGGTTTTCGCTTGCGCACGCGCGGCGCGGATTTAAAGGTCACAATCCGCAGCCCCCGCCACGCAGAATTGGCGCTGTTGATGCCCGAGAAACTGCCGCCTGATACCTCAAAGCTGTTGCTGTGCCCGATGCCTGGAATGCTCGTGAAGATCAGTGTTGAAGAAGGTGAAGAGGTTCAAGAGGGGCAAGCTTTATGCACGATTGAGGCGATGAAAATGGAGAATATTCTGCGCGCCGAGCGCAAAGGTGTGGTTCAAAAAGTGAACGCCCTGGTCGGAGACAGTTTGGCCGTGGATGACGTTATCATTGAGTTCGAGTAATCCGTTGAGCCCGACGCATTCACATATAATTGATTGCCCAAGGCCGAGGGCAATTATCTGTAGATTACCACGCTTGGGCCTGCAGGGGTCAGCCCAGCACGGCGGGCCCATATGGCTGGTTTATTTTGAACGCATTTCTTGCTGGCGCATAGGCATTTTATCGATGCTGCGGCTTAATTCTCTAGCATCCCAAGGAAATGGTTTGCGCAATTTTATTTGCCCGTCTTTGCCCATCAGCAGCACCGCGAATCCGCGTGGCCGGAACTTTTTGCGCAGGGCGGTTTCTTCGGCGGGATTTGCATCGACCAATACCACCACATCGCGTGCGGCCAATTCCTCTGCGCCTTGGTGCAAAGATTTCATCTGGGTTTGGAAATTTACATCCAAATCGGTATTGGCAAAAACAATCACCGGCCGTTTTAGCCATAAATATCCGTCGATCGTGGTTTCGTTTGTGACGTCTACGAAGATGTTTTTAAGGCTTTCTGCGCCTCCCAAATTGGGCAGCGCGGCAACACAAATTACAGCGATCAATGATTTCATGATGACTCCCTTTAAGTTTGATATAGGTCTCTTGAAAGCGTTTGCGAAGAGGGGTTCGCTATGATCGTTAAAAATTTTCACTCAACTCTGCGTGTTTGGCGCGGCGAAAAATGCGAGGGCGATGAAAAATGACCCAGAAAAAAGCGATATGGCAAGAGATCGCGGCGAAAGAATTGCGCGGCCGTGATCCGGCAAATTTAACCTGGAATACGTTAGAAGGTATTGCCGTGGATCCCATTTACACGGCGGATGATCTGCAGGGGCTTACCCATTTAGAGGGGCTGCCAGGGCAAGAACCCTTTACCCGAGGCGTTAAGGCCACGATGTATGCTGGACGCCCTTGGACAATCCGCCAATATGCGGGATTTTCCACAGCGGAAGCCTCCAATGCATTTTATCGCAAAGCCTTGGCTGCGGGGCAGCAGGGCGTTTCCGTGGCGTTTGATTTGGCCACGCATCGCGGCTATGACAGCGATCACCCGCGCGTTATAGGCGATGTGGGCAAAGCCGGCGTTGCGATTGACAGCGTTGAGGATATGAAAATCCTTTTTGAAGGAATCCCGCTTGATAAAGTATCCGTCTCGATGACGATGAACGGTGCGGTGATCCCGATTTTGGCCAATTTCATCGTCACAGGTGAAGAGCAGGGCCATGATTGCCAGGTGCTTTCGGGCACTATTCAAAACGATATTCTCAAAGAATTTATGGTGCGCAACACCTATATTTATCCGCCCGAGCCTTCGATGCGCATTATCGCGGATATTATCGAATATACGTCGTCCAATATGCCCAAGTTCAATTCGATTTCGATTTCGGGCTATCATATGCAGGAAGCCGGGGCGAATTTGGTGCAAGAGCTGGCCTATACGTTGGCGGATGGCAAAGAATACGTGAAAACTGCGATGGCGCGTGGGATGGATATTGATCAATTCGCGCCGCGCTTGTCTTTCTTTTTTGCCATTGGGATGAATTTCTTCATGGAAGCGGCGAAGTTGCGGGCCGCGCGGCTGTTATGGCATCGTATTATGGAAGAGCTTGGTGCCAAAACGCCAAAATCCAAAATGCTGCGAACCCATTGCCAGACCTCGGGCGTCAGTTTGCAGGAACAAGATCCTTATAATAATGTTGTGCGCACCGCCTATGAGGCGATGAGCGCGGTTTTGGGGGGGACGCAATCGCTGCATACCAATGCTTTGGATGAGGCGATTGCCCTTCCCACCGAATTTGCCGCCCGTATCGCGCGCAATACCCAATTGATCTTGCAAGAAGAAACCGGAGTGACCAATGTGGTCGATCCACTGGCCGGCTCTTATTATGTGGAAAAGTTGACCTCGGATTTGGCTGAGGCCGCCTGGAAATTGATCGAAGAGGTGGATGATATGGGCGGGATGACCAAGGCCGTGGCCAGTGGTTTGCCCAAGCTGCGCATCGAAGAAACCGCGGCGCGCCGTCAAGCCGATATTGACCGTGGCGATCAGGTGATTGTTGGGGTGAATAAATACCGGCTGCCTGAGGAAGATCCGATTGATATATTGGATATTGACAATGAAGCCGTGCGCGAGGCGCAAGTAACCCGTTTGAAGCAGATCCGCGAAGCCCGTGATGAGGCGGCCTGCGACGCGGCGTTGGCAGAATTAGAACGGCGGGCGCAAGCGGGTGGCAATCTTTTGGAAGCTGCGGTTGAGGCTGCCCGCGCCCGCGCCTCTGTTGGAGAGATCAGTATGGCAATGGAGAAAATATTTGGTCGTCACCGCGCCGAGGTTAAAACCTTGGCCGGCGTTTATGGCAAAGCCTATGAGAATGACGAAGGCTTTGCCGCCATTCAGCGGGATATAGAAGCCTTTGCCGAGGAAGAAGGCCGGCGACCGCGTATGCTGGTGGTAAAGATGGGGCAGGATGGCCATGACCGAGGCGCCAAAGTGATCGCCACCGCCTTTGCCGATATCGGCTTTGATGTCGATGTGGGCCCCTTGTTTCAAACCCCAGAGGAAGCCGCGCAAGATGCGATTGACAATGATGTGCACGTGATCGGTATATCCAGCCAGGCGGCGGGGCATAAAACGTTGGCTCCGGAACTGATTAAAATCTTAGCAGCCCGCGACGCGGGCGATATCTTGGTGATTTGTGGGGGGGTTATTCCCCAACAGGATTATGATTTTTTGAAAAATGCCGGCGTGAAGGCGATTTTTGGCCCGGGCACCAATATACCCTCGGCGGCGCAAGATATTTTGAGCTTAATCCGCGCCAATCGGCGCTGATCTAAGGCAATGATGCAACAGAAACGGGTTTTGTGACCTGAAAAGCAAGCGTGAGATGGTACCTATGGTGCTTGGTATAGATCATATCGCAATCAGCGCCGGCCGTTTGCAAGAGGGCGTTGAGTATGTTGAGGCCGCTCTGGGCGTGCCCTTAGAAGCTGGCGGGCGTCATTTGCGCTTTGGAACCCATAATCGGCTGCTGAATCTGGGCGAGCTATATTTGGAGGTTATCGCGATCGACCCGCAGGCCGAAGCCCCGTTTGCGCCCCGTTGGTTCGATCTAGATCGGTTTTCCGGTCGCCCCAGACCCACCAACTGGATTTGCCGCACCGAGGCGATGGGCCCGGCTTTGAAGGCTGCGCTGCCCCAAACGGGCCCCAGTGTGGCGGTCAGCCGCGGCGATCTGAACTGGTTGATAAGCGTACCCGAGACCGGTATTTTGCCGCTTGATAATATGGCCCCGGCTTTGATCGATTGGCTGGGCAATCCCGCACCCGCCCAAAAGCTGCCTGATCGGGGCTGTCGCTTGAGGCAGCTGAAAATTGCGCATCCCCAAGCTGAGTTGCTTGCGGCTTATTTGGCTGCGCAGCTGCAGGATGATCGGGTTTTGATCGAAAAGGCTGATCAACCACAGCTCAGCGTTTGCCTGACAACGCCAACCGGAGAGGTGGTGTTGGAATGAGACTGCGCGACGCCAATGTGCAGGATGCCCCTGCAATCGCTGATCTTTGGAACCCTATTATTCGCGATACGCTAAACACCTTCACCACTGAAGAAAAAACCATCATTGCGCTTGAAACAGCAATTTCTGCTGCAGGCTTGGAAAACCGTGGGTATTTTATCGCCGAGGATGCGGTTGGTCTGTTGGGGTTTTGCACCTATTTTCAGTTTCGCGGGGGACCAGGCTATCGCCATACGATGGAGCATAGCATTATTTTGGCCCCAAGGGCGATGCGCCAAGGGATCGGGCGTCAGTTGATGGAGCGGCTCTGCCGCCATGCGTCCAATAATGGGGTGCATAGCCTTTGGGCCGGGGTCAGCGCTGCAAATTTAGCAGGCTTGAAGTTTCACAAAGCGTTGGGCTTTCAAGAAAGAGCCCGGCTTCCCGAGGTGGGGTATAAGTTTAAAACTTGGCTGGATTTGATATTGATGCAAAAAATTTTGTGAACAGAAGCTGACATTTCAAATCGGGAAGGGTATTCAAGCTCTATGTCGCTTTGGTCTCGTATCTCTGAAGTTCTTTCGGCTTTGGCAAAGGGTGCGCCTTTGTCCGAAGTCTTTGCACGTTGGAGCAAGCCGCCCGAGCAAACCGTGGCCTTTACCATTGCCGTGATTGCGCTGGGTGCAAAAATGGCAAAGGCCGATGGGCATGTCACGCGCTCAGAGGTGCAGGCGTTTCGACAAGTGTTCCATATTCCCCCCGAGGCGCTTGAACAAGCCGCGCGGGTTTTCGATTTGGCGCGACAGGATGTTTCGGGGTATGAACATTACGCTGGGCGGATTGGCGCTATGTTTGGCAGCGGTAGTAAAATTTTAGAGGATTTGCTGGAAGGGCTGTTTCACATTGCGACTGCTGATGACGATTATCACCCGAAAGAAAACGTCTTTTTAGAAAAAGTGGCTGATTTATTCGGGCTTGAGGGGATGCAATTTCAATCCATTCGCGCCCGCTGCGTGAGCGGCTATGCTGCGGATCCCTACACAATTTTGGGGGCATCTCAGGAGGAGGCCTTTCCCATAATAAAGGCCAAATGGCAGGCGCTGGTGCGCGATAGCCACCCCGATCTGATGATCGCGCGCGGGGTACCCGCAGAAGCCGTGAAATTAGCCGAAAAACGCTTGATCCGGGTGAATGAAGCCTTTGAGAAAATTAAAAACGCCAAAAGCTGATCGGCCCCCCTTGCCTTTGCGGCACCCGCAATCATCAGCGCGCAGCCCGGATCTGCCCAAATCAGAGAAGATAAAGTGTTTCACAGTGCCTCAGCGGGTGGCATAGCTTGCGCGTTGCCGGTCGCCTCTCCTTCGAAGGCAGGCCGGTGAAGCTGAACCTTTCTGGGCAGCTCGCGCCGAGCCTTTCCTGTCAGCGGCGCGCGGTGGTTTAAGCGATGCAAAAAGCGCCTCTGCGCAAGTGCCGCAATGCTTTTTGGGGATAGATTATTTTGCCTGGAAGGCAAAGCTGGCATTCATCGCGCGCGCAAGCGATTTCAAGCGGGCT includes:
- a CDS encoding acetyl/propionyl/methylcrotonyl-CoA carboxylase subunit alpha, translated to MFEKILIANRGEIACRVIKTARKMGIKTVAIYSDADRQALHVQMADEAVHIGPSPANQSYIVIENVMKAIASSGAQAVHPGYGFLSENSRFAQALAAANVAFIGPPVAAIEQMGDKITSKKIAQEAGVSTVPGYMGLINDAEEAVKISQQIGYPVMIKASAGGGGKGMRIAWTDDEAREGFQSSKNEAASSFGDDRIFIEKFVTQPRHIEIQILADSHGNCIYLNERECSIQRRNQKVVEEAPSPFLTPETRAAMGKQACALAQAVGYQSAGTVEFIVDSAQNFYFLEMNTRLQVEHPVTELITGIDLVEQMINVAAGKPLGLTQDAVQINGWSIENRLYAEDPYRNFLPSIGRLTRYRPPAETASDDHIIRNDTGVYEGGEISMYYDPMIAKLCSWAPSRAGAIEHMRLALDRFEVEGIGHNLPFLSAVMDHPKFTSGDMTTAFIAEEYPDGFEGVTLPAAALRRVVAASAAMYRVGEIRRAQISGRLDNHARKVGDHWVVCLQGETHAVTVAADPNGALVTFEDGAAHYVIGAWTPGIKLADMLVDKTPLVMKVDEISGGFRLRTRGADLKVTIRSPRHAELALLMPEKLPPDTSKLLLCPMPGMLVKISVEEGEEVQEGQALCTIEAMKMENILRAERKGVVQKVNALVGDSLAVDDVIIEFE
- a CDS encoding DUF4174 domain-containing protein; the protein is MKSLIAVICVAALPNLGGAESLKNIFVDVTNETTIDGYLWLKRPVIVFANTDLDVNFQTQMKSLHQGAEELAARDVVVLVDANPAEETALRKKFRPRGFAVLLMGKDGQIKLRKPFPWDARELSRSIDKMPMRQQEMRSK
- the scpA gene encoding methylmalonyl-CoA mutase yields the protein MTQKKAIWQEIAAKELRGRDPANLTWNTLEGIAVDPIYTADDLQGLTHLEGLPGQEPFTRGVKATMYAGRPWTIRQYAGFSTAEASNAFYRKALAAGQQGVSVAFDLATHRGYDSDHPRVIGDVGKAGVAIDSVEDMKILFEGIPLDKVSVSMTMNGAVIPILANFIVTGEEQGHDCQVLSGTIQNDILKEFMVRNTYIYPPEPSMRIIADIIEYTSSNMPKFNSISISGYHMQEAGANLVQELAYTLADGKEYVKTAMARGMDIDQFAPRLSFFFAIGMNFFMEAAKLRAARLLWHRIMEELGAKTPKSKMLRTHCQTSGVSLQEQDPYNNVVRTAYEAMSAVLGGTQSLHTNALDEAIALPTEFAARIARNTQLILQEETGVTNVVDPLAGSYYVEKLTSDLAEAAWKLIEEVDDMGGMTKAVASGLPKLRIEETAARRQADIDRGDQVIVGVNKYRLPEEDPIDILDIDNEAVREAQVTRLKQIREARDEAACDAALAELERRAQAGGNLLEAAVEAARARASVGEISMAMEKIFGRHRAEVKTLAGVYGKAYENDEGFAAIQRDIEAFAEEEGRRPRMLVVKMGQDGHDRGAKVIATAFADIGFDVDVGPLFQTPEEAAQDAIDNDVHVIGISSQAAGHKTLAPELIKILAARDAGDILVICGGVIPQQDYDFLKNAGVKAIFGPGTNIPSAAQDILSLIRANRR
- a CDS encoding VOC family protein, whose product is MVPMVLGIDHIAISAGRLQEGVEYVEAALGVPLEAGGRHLRFGTHNRLLNLGELYLEVIAIDPQAEAPFAPRWFDLDRFSGRPRPTNWICRTEAMGPALKAALPQTGPSVAVSRGDLNWLISVPETGILPLDNMAPALIDWLGNPAPAQKLPDRGCRLRQLKIAHPQAELLAAYLAAQLQDDRVLIEKADQPQLSVCLTTPTGEVVLE
- a CDS encoding N-acetyltransferase family protein gives rise to the protein MRLRDANVQDAPAIADLWNPIIRDTLNTFTTEEKTIIALETAISAAGLENRGYFIAEDAVGLLGFCTYFQFRGGPGYRHTMEHSIILAPRAMRQGIGRQLMERLCRHASNNGVHSLWAGVSAANLAGLKFHKALGFQERARLPEVGYKFKTWLDLILMQKIL
- a CDS encoding TerB family tellurite resistance protein, which gives rise to MSLWSRISEVLSALAKGAPLSEVFARWSKPPEQTVAFTIAVIALGAKMAKADGHVTRSEVQAFRQVFHIPPEALEQAARVFDLARQDVSGYEHYAGRIGAMFGSGSKILEDLLEGLFHIATADDDYHPKENVFLEKVADLFGLEGMQFQSIRARCVSGYAADPYTILGASQEEAFPIIKAKWQALVRDSHPDLMIARGVPAEAVKLAEKRLIRVNEAFEKIKNAKS